ACGCACGAACAGAAGTGTTCCTCGCGCTGTGTCTCCGACTCGTCATTGCCATCACCAACTACGAGCGAGGAAACGAACCGGGCTGTGAGAAACTATGAGATGGATTCTATGACACGCTCCACGTATCAATCTGCTGCTGGGTTGATTTATTCATTACCTCTCACCATCATTCGATTCAGTACTTCCCGCGTTATCCCGACTGTCTGCCCTCAATTTGAGGTGAGAGATACTCCCCCTGTCAGCACACTCTGGACAAAGGGGATCTGTGGACTCAGTAATACCCTGAACCCCGACTGTGGAATCACAGCTTCGGCAGTACCAGCGTAACACGCCATAGTCTTCCGTGAGGTGGGGGAACTGCTGTGCCAGTGTAGGGGTGAGGTACTCGTCAGGATACCCTTCTAGGTACTCAACGACTTTCTCAATGGGATAGCCACTGAACTCTTGGACAAAGCCTGAAGCTCCGTAGTCTTCTCCACTTGTTTCCCCCTTCCCACATCGCTCTCGGTATTCACAGAACTTGCACTCCCAATCGTATTCTGGAACGGGGGGTGGAAGCTCCTCGTTGAGCCGATAATCTGTGTGATCTTTTGCCCACCTGATAACCGTGTCTTCCCAAAACTGCTCGTCGAATTTGACGTGGAAAAACCTCGTTTCCAGCGAATCTCTCCCTCCGTAGATGAGCACGCCTTGGGTCAGCTTGATTTCATATTTTTCCGATAAACCGTATAGATAGGCGTGTAATTGGGCCTTATGATGGCGACTTGGAGACGAGAGATTCGCTACCGAGGACTTTGTCTTGATCTCAGTCGGCAGTACGGGGGTTGCGTCTCGGTCGACTATTACGGGGTCGGTAGCACCCTTGATCCGTAGTTTACCCCCCTCTGTTTCGACTACGAAATCCACCCAGATACTGTTTTGTACGTACGCATTCCGGTCGGTTACCCATCGCTCTAAGAAAGGGAAGACGATGTCCTCCTCGAATCGGGTGCCAAACCAGTAAATACCGGAGGGTTCTGAGTTTTCCTCTGGCGCATTGTGCTGGCGATAGAACATCTTGCGGTGGCACTGTACGAGCTGACTGGGACTGTGGCGTTCAGGATTCGAGACATGACCATTCTCATTGAAAAACGGCGTCCCGTTCTCAATGTTCTGTCTGTACTGCCGTTCTCGATACCAGTCTCGAAACTGCTCAGCAGACAATTTCTCTTTCAATTCGACTGCACCAGTTTCGACATCAGACGGGTGTAATTCGGTAGCCATAATTGCGACGGGCAGGTTTCGCCCGCCAATCACCATGGTCATCAACGCGATTCTGATACTTGCTCAATTACCGATTGCGCTCATGTGCCGCTCTCGGACTCGCCGTTGCGTATCAATGCCGACACGAGTTCCACGGTCGAGATATTGGTATCGAGAAGGAGGGCAGCAAGTTCGAAATAGTTGCCTCGGGAGACCATCTGGCGCTTGGGGTCATAGATGACAATACTGGCAGCATCAAGTGTCGGTAAATGAGTCTGCGAAAGGGCGTTGTACGCATTTCGATATGGTTCACCCGTCGCGTGTGTCTCTCGAACTCCCATTTCTTCGCTGGTGATTTTTCGCGCCAACTCCCTTGTGCTGAGTACGTTACTGTTTCTCTTCTCTATGATTTGAATCACGAGGCGGCGACGCTTTGTCCGCAGAGCATGGTACAGTGTAGACAAAAGTGTCTCCAATTCTTCCGAAGTCACGATATATCCTCACGAAAATCCTGTATCCGGCTGCCGAACTTGGATTGGGCGGCGATTGTATTCATACTGAAAGAATGAGTTGTAAACACAAAAATCTAGGTCTACAATAACTATATTCTATGTCCACAGATGGGTTTTCACACCCTGTTAGGATAGATTTCTGCGTAGTCGTGTGAGAATGCGACCACGCGTAGATTGGATGACGCAAGGCGACGAACGTATCATGGAGTTTCTGTACGAGAAGGATATCGTGGCGTCACCGTCGGTTATCGCTGCAAACATCGATTATACGAACGAATATATCTCTCGACGATGTCGGGTACTCGCTGAGGCAGAACTCTTGCAGCGAATAGACGCTTCCAATTACCGGCTGACTGACTTTGGCGAGCAGTTCCTCAGCGGTGAGCTCTCATCTGAAGATCTATAGGGACCTACATTTATTGGATGGAACCTGCCGTTTAAGCTGTTCCAATGCTTGATTATAGTGGCTCCACCGCTCACTTGGTCAAGATTAGCGAGATAATCACGACCACTACATAGCCACTATCTTAGACTCAATAACACAAAGTGAAATTAAACTAAATCAGAATTCGGGGTTGTCCAGTGACATCAAATGGTTCAGTCATCGGACGATATCTTCATATCACGTTCTTGCTTGATTTGAGTGGCAATATTATTACATTTGTCAGCAAGTATGACCCGTAACGCGCTTCCAATCGATTCCCCTGCTACGGGTGGGACTGCGTTTCCAATCTGTCGGAACCAGCTGGTGAACGACCCGAGGAAGATATAGTCATCTGGGAACGACTGTAATCTCGCAGCCTCTCGCGGAGTGATTCCTCGGTTTCGCCTTGGATCGTCACGTTCTGGGTCTGGACAAGCGTGTTCGTAGTAGTCTGGGAGCACGAACCCGTTCGCATCTTTTGCGAGGTGAGCGACTATTGTGGGGGAAGGTTTCGACCATTCGAGCTTCCGGTATTTGTCTCGAAAACGAGGGTTATCGGCTGTTCCAACGTCATACTCGATATACTCAGCATACTCACCATCGGAATCATACTTGACATCCCATCCAGTATCGCCAGGCTGTAGGCCTTCTTCGAACAGGATTCTATCTTTTTCCATGGGGTGTTCCCGCGCCCGGTGGTTGAAGCAGAGCTCGGTTCCCTCATGTAGTCCGTTCTGTTTCACGTACTGGCTTTTGGGCCCTCGTCCAGTTTCTGTCATCACCCGTCCGCCCTCCCCACGACGTAAGCGAGGAAGTCCAGACAATCCTTGTTTGATATTACGTTCGCAATCAGCTCCGCTGAGATTATCCAACAGGTCCCCAACCTCGTTTTCGCTTACTACGATGTCATTCCGAATCCCGACGAGTAGAACACGTTCCCGTTTCTGCGGGATTCCGAGCTCAGTCATGTCCTGCAGACGGAATCCAACTTGATACCCTTCTCCGCTCTCACCGAGAGCTTCCAAGTCCTCAATTATCCAGTCGATGACGCGTACATCTGTATCACCGACTTTGTTGACCATCCCCTCCACGTTCTCCATCACAATGGCCTTCGGCCGGAGCTCATCGACGGCTTCGACGTACTTTGTGTACAGACTGGTCCGGTCGTCATCAAGTACGCTGTATTCATCGTCTTTCGCTCGACGGGACCGGTAGCCTGCCTGTGAGAGTGATTGGCAAGGTGGTCCACCTACAATGATATCAGGGTCAGGCGCGACTTCCTGGATTTCCGCAGACATGTCGATTTCTCTCACGTCGCCACAGACCACGTTCTGATGGGGGATCTCAGGATGGTTTAGACGGTAGGTCGCAACTGCATCGGGTTCGATATCGATTGCCCAGCGGACATCATACCCCGCTTGAGAGAGACCATGCGACAGCCCCCCTGCTCCGGCGAACAAATCAACCACAGCAGGTCCTTCACGCTCTTTTCGCTGTTGCTTAAGTCGATACGTCAACAGGAATTTCCGAATTTCACAGTCTTCACGGCAGGTATCGCCATCCGCATTGACAGCATGGGTTGCGAGCGCACGGTACAGAATTGGAACATGGCGGTCAATCAACTCCTCTTCTAGGTCCGTGTGGCGCCCGGTTGATTCTACTGAAGAAGCGGGATCAAGCAAACCGAGGGAAACCAGTAGCTCGTCAATCTGTGGGTCTGCGGGCCACACAGGTTTGTCAAATGCGACTTGGAGGAGCCACCAAGCGTCCTGCTCCTCAATTCCCGGAATGGTTCGTAAAAATGTAATGTAAGTAGAATACTGGACTCGTGAGAAATCACAGAGCGTAGTGCCCTCTGTATAGTGTGTCTCGCTAACGGCTTCAAGTAGTGACTGCAAGCAATCTATTCGTTCCGCGCTTACCCCCTTTCGAGGGCTTGCAGCACGGACTGCCTCGTGCAGATCTTCTCGACCCAGAGCTTCGATATTTTCCCAGCTTTCATGGTCTCTGCGGAGGTTTGCCACTGTCTTTCTTGGAATCTGGTCGAAGAATCTTTTTGCAGGAGATTCAGTCTGTTTTCCAAGGACTACAGCAGCAACGGTATCAAGTGGGTCATCGCTTTTAATGAGTGGATCGCCACATGGACACTCCCCTCCGAGATCGCTGCTCTCCCTCTGAATAGCGTGGTACCGACATCCGTCCACACTTTTTGACTGGTTTCGAGCTATATTCTCAGGGGTAGCACGCGGACAGCCAGCAGGGGGCTGCTGATGACGCCGAATATGTTCTGCAGTGAGCGTGTCTATGAGGAAATCAATATTATCCAGAAGTAACTGTCTATGCAATGTCCGTTCAGATTCTGGAGCAGAGCGCACCTGCTCAAATGAAGAACCGCAAGAGGCGGCCGGTCCAGACATAGGAACCTTTTCTACACGATATGATTTAAATCTCCTGGTCATACAAGCCGCGAAATTTTTCACTTGGTCATAATCTCGGCCGTGAGCAACTGATACTACCTCCCTTAGAATTACGACACAGAAATTAGCTCAGTGACCGGTTCTCTATTACTGAGGCTGCCCTCAGTGTAATTAATGACAGCCGCTGACTGATTGTCTCAACTGAGCCATGGCTCCAATTTGCACCTATTTCAAAGAGAACGGCTCCGTTGGAACCTTCAGAAGTTGATAGAAATAGCTTACTCAATATAGAGGGTGGATTCAGCAAGCCCCATGGTTCACTTCACAGTCTCGCTGAGAGAGCAATCATGAATTTAGTCCGCGAATCATACTCTCTGTGT
This genomic window from Haloarcula sp. DT43 contains:
- a CDS encoding CRISPR-associated protein Cas4; amino-acid sequence: MTMVIGGRNLPVAIMATELHPSDVETGAVELKEKLSAEQFRDWYRERQYRQNIENGTPFFNENGHVSNPERHSPSQLVQCHRKMFYRQHNAPEENSEPSGIYWFGTRFEEDIVFPFLERWVTDRNAYVQNSIWVDFVVETEGGKLRIKGATDPVIVDRDATPVLPTEIKTKSSVANLSSPSRHHKAQLHAYLYGLSEKYEIKLTQGVLIYGGRDSLETRFFHVKFDEQFWEDTVIRWAKDHTDYRLNEELPPPVPEYDWECKFCEYRERCGKGETSGEDYGASGFVQEFSGYPIEKVVEYLEGYPDEYLTPTLAQQFPHLTEDYGVLRWYCRSCDSTVGVQGITESTDPLCPECADRGSISHLKLRADSRDNAGSTESNDGER
- a CDS encoding DUF7344 domain-containing protein produces the protein MTSEELETLLSTLYHALRTKRRRLVIQIIEKRNSNVLSTRELARKITSEEMGVRETHATGEPYRNAYNALSQTHLPTLDAASIVIYDPKRQMVSRGNYFELAALLLDTNISTVELVSALIRNGESESGT
- a CDS encoding MarR family transcriptional regulator gives rise to the protein MRPRVDWMTQGDERIMEFLYEKDIVASPSVIAANIDYTNEYISRRCRVLAEAELLQRIDASNYRLTDFGEQFLSGELSSEDL
- a CDS encoding DNA cytosine methyltransferase encodes the protein MSGPAASCGSSFEQVRSAPESERTLHRQLLLDNIDFLIDTLTAEHIRRHQQPPAGCPRATPENIARNQSKSVDGCRYHAIQRESSDLGGECPCGDPLIKSDDPLDTVAAVVLGKQTESPAKRFFDQIPRKTVANLRRDHESWENIEALGREDLHEAVRAASPRKGVSAERIDCLQSLLEAVSETHYTEGTTLCDFSRVQYSTYITFLRTIPGIEEQDAWWLLQVAFDKPVWPADPQIDELLVSLGLLDPASSVESTGRHTDLEEELIDRHVPILYRALATHAVNADGDTCREDCEIRKFLLTYRLKQQRKEREGPAVVDLFAGAGGLSHGLSQAGYDVRWAIDIEPDAVATYRLNHPEIPHQNVVCGDVREIDMSAEIQEVAPDPDIIVGGPPCQSLSQAGYRSRRAKDDEYSVLDDDRTSLYTKYVEAVDELRPKAIVMENVEGMVNKVGDTDVRVIDWIIEDLEALGESGEGYQVGFRLQDMTELGIPQKRERVLLVGIRNDIVVSENEVGDLLDNLSGADCERNIKQGLSGLPRLRRGEGGRVMTETGRGPKSQYVKQNGLHEGTELCFNHRAREHPMEKDRILFEEGLQPGDTGWDVKYDSDGEYAEYIEYDVGTADNPRFRDKYRKLEWSKPSPTIVAHLAKDANGFVLPDYYEHACPDPERDDPRRNRGITPREAARLQSFPDDYIFLGSFTSWFRQIGNAVPPVAGESIGSALRVILADKCNNIATQIKQERDMKISSDD